A window from Rhineura floridana isolate rRhiFlo1 chromosome 17, rRhiFlo1.hap2, whole genome shotgun sequence encodes these proteins:
- the LOC133371829 gene encoding syntaxin-binding protein 4-like isoform X2, translated as MAAGNPYLRACDSISCNDSEQLEQLQLEMADLQQEIQRFKSLLKEVESDKKSLEDELQRLNQKALGFLSENQTLHNKLQVAEVSQRQAQSAERDHEEGIHLLKAEIVERKTRLTGTKTKQASEAESDVLELKRRLSLADGQLRKSEITWKRLELYNRKLLLFAQNAHQLLSMSSALPEGKRADSQADEDKTGRTSDAPLPPSKFVDLLIAEAKELLEPILLSNTTRDAIFTTRQRAPLLQAKAATATHSFQAPPKIPLRTLDKSPALVCSYSSSCILRTRIFCFGGRNGTMWSQ; from the exons ATGGCGGCTGGAAATCCTTATTTACGGGCATGTGACTCCATCAGTTGCAATGACAGTGAACAGCTGGAGCAGCTGCAGCTGGAAATGGCAGACCTGCAGCAAGAAATCCAGAGGTTTAAG TCTCTGCTGAAGGAGGTGGAAAGCGACAAGAAATCCCTGGAAGATGAGCTACAGAGACTGAACCAG AAGGCTCTGGGCTTCCTCTCAGAGAACCAAACTCTGCATAACAAGCTGCAGGTGGCAGAGGTATCCCAGCGACAAGCCCAGAGTGCAGAGCGAGACCATGAAGAAGGGATCCACTTGCTGAAGGCAGAGATTGTGGAGCGGAAGACTCGGCTGACGGGAACGAAAACAAAGCAGGCATCAGAAGCAGAG AGTGATGTCCTAGAGCTGAAAAGGCGCTTGTCCCTGGCTGACGGGCAGTTGAGGAAATCTGAGATCACGTGGAAACGTTTGGAACTCTACAACAGGAAGCTGCTTCTCTTTGCGCAG AATGCCCATCAGCTTTTGAGCATGTCCAGCGCATTACCAGAGGGGAAGAG AGCTGACAGTCAAGCAGATGAAGACAAAACAGGAAGAACCTCAGACGCCCCTCTTCCACCTTCAAAGTTTGTGGACTTGTTGATAGCAGAGGCTAAAGAACTCTTGGAGCCCATCTTGTTGTCTAACACCACAAGGGATG CCATCTTCACCACAAGACAACGTGCCCCCCTCCTCCAAGCGAAAGCGGCAACTGCGACCCATAGCTTCCAAGCACCTCCAAAGATCCCTCTGAGAACCCTGGATAAGTCTCCAGCCTTGGTCTGCTCCTATTCTTCATCCTGTATACTCAGAACCAGGATATTTTGCTTTGGTGGCAGAAACGGAACAATGTGGAGCCAATGA
- the LOC133371829 gene encoding syntaxin-binding protein 4-like isoform X1, protein MRSPELQQANMAAGNPYLRACDSISCNDSEQLEQLQLEMADLQQEIQRFKSLLKEVESDKKSLEDELQRLNQKALGFLSENQTLHNKLQVAEVSQRQAQSAERDHEEGIHLLKAEIVERKTRLTGTKTKQASEAESDVLELKRRLSLADGQLRKSEITWKRLELYNRKLLLFAQNAHQLLSMSSALPEGKRADSQADEDKTGRTSDAPLPPSKFVDLLIAEAKELLEPILLSNTTRDAIFTTRQRAPLLQAKAATATHSFQAPPKIPLRTLDKSPALVCSYSSSCILRTRIFCFGGRNGTMWSQ, encoded by the exons ATGAGGTCTCCCGAG TTGCAACAGGCTAACATGGCGGCTGGAAATCCTTATTTACGGGCATGTGACTCCATCAGTTGCAATGACAGTGAACAGCTGGAGCAGCTGCAGCTGGAAATGGCAGACCTGCAGCAAGAAATCCAGAGGTTTAAG TCTCTGCTGAAGGAGGTGGAAAGCGACAAGAAATCCCTGGAAGATGAGCTACAGAGACTGAACCAG AAGGCTCTGGGCTTCCTCTCAGAGAACCAAACTCTGCATAACAAGCTGCAGGTGGCAGAGGTATCCCAGCGACAAGCCCAGAGTGCAGAGCGAGACCATGAAGAAGGGATCCACTTGCTGAAGGCAGAGATTGTGGAGCGGAAGACTCGGCTGACGGGAACGAAAACAAAGCAGGCATCAGAAGCAGAG AGTGATGTCCTAGAGCTGAAAAGGCGCTTGTCCCTGGCTGACGGGCAGTTGAGGAAATCTGAGATCACGTGGAAACGTTTGGAACTCTACAACAGGAAGCTGCTTCTCTTTGCGCAG AATGCCCATCAGCTTTTGAGCATGTCCAGCGCATTACCAGAGGGGAAGAG AGCTGACAGTCAAGCAGATGAAGACAAAACAGGAAGAACCTCAGACGCCCCTCTTCCACCTTCAAAGTTTGTGGACTTGTTGATAGCAGAGGCTAAAGAACTCTTGGAGCCCATCTTGTTGTCTAACACCACAAGGGATG CCATCTTCACCACAAGACAACGTGCCCCCCTCCTCCAAGCGAAAGCGGCAACTGCGACCCATAGCTTCCAAGCACCTCCAAAGATCCCTCTGAGAACCCTGGATAAGTCTCCAGCCTTGGTCTGCTCCTATTCTTCATCCTGTATACTCAGAACCAGGATATTTTGCTTTGGTGGCAGAAACGGAACAATGTGGAGCCAATGA